The Vicia villosa cultivar HV-30 ecotype Madison, WI unplaced genomic scaffold, Vvil1.0 ctg.000044F_1_1, whole genome shotgun sequence genome contains a region encoding:
- the LOC131622820 gene encoding B3 domain-containing protein Os07g0563300-like has protein sequence MASAPSSSSSSSSKLCFNSDCKDFKSERPKKGWRLRTGDLAELCDRCGSAFEEGRFCDIFHANASGWRNCETCRKRIHCGCIISSNTFVLLDPGGIECFTCARKNIILPSNLPWPQSLSLQNRLSERFRDISAKNWSQLAGSGPVPWKQAPSLFNSASSSDQPPDGHSVVELSNTFDKIYGNERLPPSSLEKKNEDFSGISANWNVKLGSREMALMNGMKNEDKSSPCLNMCQQHHSLKEDSSSQPFGLSVPYSSPNERNGLIGVTGIHSQQTPPHPGKQFCGTMHLALDSSGEAQVRNGRPRADARGRSQLLPRYWPRCTELELQQISIDSNSVITPLFQKTLSASDAGRIGRLVLPKKCAETYFPPISQPEGLPLKILDAKGKEWIFQFRFWPNNNSRMYVLEGVTPCIQSMQLQAGDTVTFSRLEPEGRLVMGFRKATTSMPPDQDNEANKTGNGFSAHEVELGDPSSWSKIDKSGYIAKEALGSKSLISRKRKNNILGSKSKRLKIENDDIIELKITWQEAQGLLRPPPNHVPSIVVIEGFEFEEYEDAPVLGKPTIFASDNMGERIQWAQCEDCLKWRKLPACALLPSKWTCSDNSWDPERSSCSVAQELTAEQLENLLPPCNSAVSKKMKAAKQDPDHAEALEGLDTLANLAILGEGEALPASSQATTKHPRHRPGCSCIVCIQPPSGKGPKHKQTCTCNVCLTVKRRFRTLMLRREKKQSEREAETTRKKMQQQNSQQLPSSEILLDDDSLHNSNTGDSSPNMNKEGNDGSDDDPHRIKSSVSPFKGQIDLNIQPEREEELSPGSDSGGVMKLLHDATEICLKQQQNVLNSGTGDSSGSQSQQVGDVVREEKLSNGVIHGNSSHNADKEHTQSLPMNV, from the exons ATGGCTTCTGCtccttcttcgtcttcttcttcttcctccaaaCTATGCTTCAATTCTGACTGCAAAGACTTCAAGTCTGAAAGACCTAAGAAAGGTTGGAGATTACGTACTGGTGACCTAGCCGAACTTTGTGATCGATGcgg TTCTGCTTTTGAAGAAGGGAGATTCTGTGACATTTTTCACGCAAATGCTTCTGGTTGGAGGAATTGTGAGACTTGTAGGAAG CGAATTCATTGTGGGTGTATTATTTCCAGTAACACCTTCGTGTTGTTGGATCCAGGAGGAATTGAGTGTTTTACATGTGCCCGCAAAAATATTATTTTG CCATCTAATCTGCCATGGCCGCAATCTTTATCTCTTCAAAATCGTTTATCGGAGAGATTTAGAGACATATCTGCCAAAAATTGGAGTCAGTTAGCTGGATCGGGACCTGTACCCTGGAAGCAAGCACCCAGTTTATTCAATTCAGCTTCTTCATCTGACCAGCCTCCAGATGGGCATTCTGTCGTTGAGTTATCAAATACCTTTGACAAAATTTATGGCAATGAAAGGTTACCCCCCTCatctttggaaaagaaaaatgaagatttttcTGGAATATCGGCTAATTGGAATGTCAAACTTGGTTCAAGGGAAATGGCGCTAATGAATG GAATGAAGAACGAGGACAAATCAAGTCCGTGTTTAAATATGTGCCAACAGCATCATTCCCTGAAGGAAGACTCATCTTCTCAACCATTTGGTTTATCTGTACCATATTCATCCCCAAATGAAAGAAATGGTCTAATTGGGGTAACTGGAATTCATTCACAACAAACTCCACCTCATCCAGGCAAGCAATTTTGTGGCACTATGCATTTAGCTCTTGACTCATCAGGTGAAGCTCAGGTTCGCAATGGACGACCTCGAGCAGATGCCCGAGGAAGAAGCCAGTTGTTGCCACGTTACTGGCCCAGGTGTACTGAGCTGGAGCTACAACAAATATCTATCGA TTCTAATTCTGTAATAACTCCCTTGTTCCAAAAAACATTGAGTGCTAGTGATGCTGGGCGAATTGGGCGTTTGGTGCTACCCAAAAAGTGTGCTGAG ACCTACTTCCCACCAATTTCTCAGCCTGAAGGGTTGCCACTTAAAATCCTTGATGCAAAAGGAAAGGAATGGATATTCCAGTTCCGCTTCTGGCCGAATAACAACAGCAGAATGTATGTTTTAGAGGGTGTAACTCCATGCATACAATCCATGCAGTTGCAAGCAGGTGACACAG TAACATTTAGCCGGTTGGAGCCAGAAGGGAGGTTGGTTATGGGATTTAGAAAGGCTACAACTTCTATGCCACCTGATCAG GATAATGAAGCTAATAAGACTGGAAATGGATTTTCTGCACATGAA GTTGAGTTGGGTGATCCTAGTTCTTGGTCAAAAATTGATAAGTCGGGATACATTGCAAAAGAAGCACTGGGGAGCAAATCTTTAATCTCtagaaagagaaagaataacatatTGGGTTCAAAAAGTAAACgtctaaaaattgaaaatgacgaCATAATAGAGCTGAAGATTACATGGCAAGAAGCTCAAGGCCTGCTCCGCCCCCCTCCTAACCATGTTCCAAGCATTGTGGTGATTGAAGGCTTTGAGTTTGAGGAATATGAG GATGCTCCAGTGCTTGGGAAGCCAACTATTTTTGCTAGTGATAATATGGG TGAAAGGATTCAGTGGGCTCAATGTGAAGATTGTCTGAAATGGCGCAAATTGCCAGCATGTGCACTTCTTCCATCAAAATGGACGTGTTCTGATAATTCTTGGGATCCAGAAAG GTCTTCTTGTTCAGTTGCACAAGAGCTAACAGCAGAACAACTTGAGAATTTGTTACCCCCTTGTAATTCAG CTGTTTCCAAGAAAATGAAGGCTGCTAAGCAGGATCCTGATCATGCTGAAGCTTTGGAGGGACTTGATACACTCGCAAATCTAGCTATCCTGGGGGAAGGGGAGGCTCTTCCGGCATCTTCCCAGGCCACAACTAAACACCCACGACATAGACCTGGCTGCTCTTGCATTGTGTGTATCCAGCCTCCTAGTGGAAAGGGCCCCAAGCATAAGCAGACATGCACATGTAATGTTTGTCTAACGGTGAAACGTCGTTTCCGTACTCTTATGTTACGGCGTGAGAAGAAACAATCCGAAAGAGAAGCAGAGACAACACGTAAAAAGATGCAGCAACAGAATTCCCAGCAATTGCCTTCATCCGAGATTTTGCTTGATGATGATTCTTTGCATAATAGTAATACAGGTGATAGTAGCCCAAACATGAACAAGGAGGGTAATGACGGTTCCGACGATGATCCTCACCGGATAAAATCATCTGTGTCTCCATTTAAAGGCCAAATTGATCTCAATATCCAGCCGGAGCGAGAAGAAGAATTATCACCCGGTTCAGATTCTGGTGGTGTAATGAAGCTGCTTCACGATGCTACTGAGATTTGCCTCAAGCAGCAGCAGAATGTGTTGAACTCTGGTACTGGAGATTCATCAGGTAGTCAGTCACAGCAGGTAGGAGATGTAGTGAGGGAAGAGAAGCTTAGCAATGGTGTTATCCATGGTAACAGTAGTCATAATGCAGATAAGGAACACACTCAGTCTTTGCCTATGAACGTGTGA